The following proteins come from a genomic window of Rutidosis leptorrhynchoides isolate AG116_Rl617_1_P2 chromosome 10, CSIRO_AGI_Rlap_v1, whole genome shotgun sequence:
- the LOC139869983 gene encoding peroxisomal (S)-2-hydroxyacid oxidase GLO4-like isoform X1, which produces MGSDEPVNVKEYQELAKQALPKMYYDFFSGGAEDQHTLRENVEAFQRITLRPRILVDVSKIDMSTTILGYKTSAPIMVGPTAMHKLAHPEGEVLTAKAAAACDVIMGLSFSSTCTIEEVASSCNAVRFFQLYVYKQREISALMVKRAEMNGFKAILLTADTPKLGRREADIKNKMIAPQLKNFEGLFSTEVEDSGGSNLEAYASKTLDPSFAWKDIAWLRSITKLPILIKGVLTREDAIKAVEVGVEGIIVSNHGARQLDYVPATISALEEVVLAVKGRIPVLFDGGIRRGTDVFKALALGAQAVLIGRPVVYGLAAKGEYGVKRVINMLKDELELTMALSGCPTLSDITKNHVRTQLDNRYCRM; this is translated from the exons ATGGGTAGTGATGAGCCGGTTAACGTAAAGGAATATCAAGAATTGGCAAAACAAGCCCTTCCAAAGATGTATTACGACTTTTTTTCTGGAGGTGCCGAGGATCAGCACACGCTCAGAGAGAACGTTGAAGCATTTCAACGAATTAC GCTTCGGCCAAGAATACTAGTGGATGTAAGTAAAATAGATATGTCGACAACCATATTGGGTTACAAAACTTCGGCACCAATTATGGTTGGTCCAACTGCTATGCATAAGTTGGCTCATCCTGAAG GAGAAGTTTTGACAGCCAAAGCAGCCGCAGCGTGTGACGTCATAATG GGGTTGTCTTTTAGCTCTACATGCACAATCGAGGAGGTTGCTTCTAGTTGCAATGCTGTTCGTTTCTTTCAGTTATAT GTCTATAAGCAACGCGAAATATCCGCTCTGATGGTGAAAAGAGCTGAAATGAATGGGTTTAAAGCTATACTTCTTACTGCTGATACTCCAAAACTTGGTCGTAGAGAAGCCGACATAAAAAACAA GATGATTGCACCCCAGCTGAAGAATTTTGAAGGTCTATTTTCAACCGAAGTTGAAGAT AGTGGGGGTTCAAATCTTGAAGCTTATGCATCCAAAACCTTGGATCCTTCTTTTGCTTGGAAG GACATTGCTTGGTTAAGATCCATTACGAAATTGCCAATTTTGATTAAAGGTGTACTCACTCGTGAAGATG CCATTAAAGCTGTGGAGGTAGGAGTTGAAGGAATCATAGTCTCTAACCATGGAGCCCGCCAGCTAGATTATGTTCCAGCCACCATTTCCGCTCTTGAagag GTGGTACTTGCAGTTAAAGGACGGATACCAGTTCTGTTTGATGGTGGAATAAGGCGAGGAACGGATGTGTTCAAGGCTTTAGCTCTCGGTGCACAAGCTGTTCTG ATAGGACGTCCGGTTGTGTATGGGCTTGCAGCAAAGGGAGAGTATGGAGTAAAAAGAGTGATTAATATGCTGAAAGATGAACTTGAACTTACAATGGCTCTTTCTGGCTGCCCTACTCTCAGTGATATTACTAAGAATCATGTGAGGACGCAGCTCGATAATCGATATTGTAGAATGTAG
- the LOC139869983 gene encoding peroxisomal (S)-2-hydroxyacid oxidase GLO4-like isoform X2, with product MQMNISQLRPRILVDVSKIDMSTTILGYKTSAPIMVGPTAMHKLAHPEGEVLTAKAAAACDVIMGLSFSSTCTIEEVASSCNAVRFFQLYVYKQREISALMVKRAEMNGFKAILLTADTPKLGRREADIKNKMIAPQLKNFEGLFSTEVEDSGGSNLEAYASKTLDPSFAWKDIAWLRSITKLPILIKGVLTREDAIKAVEVGVEGIIVSNHGARQLDYVPATISALEEVVLAVKGRIPVLFDGGIRRGTDVFKALALGAQAVLIGRPVVYGLAAKGEYGVKRVINMLKDELELTMALSGCPTLSDITKNHVRTQLDNRYCRM from the exons ATGCAAATGAATATTTCCCA GCTTCGGCCAAGAATACTAGTGGATGTAAGTAAAATAGATATGTCGACAACCATATTGGGTTACAAAACTTCGGCACCAATTATGGTTGGTCCAACTGCTATGCATAAGTTGGCTCATCCTGAAG GAGAAGTTTTGACAGCCAAAGCAGCCGCAGCGTGTGACGTCATAATG GGGTTGTCTTTTAGCTCTACATGCACAATCGAGGAGGTTGCTTCTAGTTGCAATGCTGTTCGTTTCTTTCAGTTATAT GTCTATAAGCAACGCGAAATATCCGCTCTGATGGTGAAAAGAGCTGAAATGAATGGGTTTAAAGCTATACTTCTTACTGCTGATACTCCAAAACTTGGTCGTAGAGAAGCCGACATAAAAAACAA GATGATTGCACCCCAGCTGAAGAATTTTGAAGGTCTATTTTCAACCGAAGTTGAAGAT AGTGGGGGTTCAAATCTTGAAGCTTATGCATCCAAAACCTTGGATCCTTCTTTTGCTTGGAAG GACATTGCTTGGTTAAGATCCATTACGAAATTGCCAATTTTGATTAAAGGTGTACTCACTCGTGAAGATG CCATTAAAGCTGTGGAGGTAGGAGTTGAAGGAATCATAGTCTCTAACCATGGAGCCCGCCAGCTAGATTATGTTCCAGCCACCATTTCCGCTCTTGAagag GTGGTACTTGCAGTTAAAGGACGGATACCAGTTCTGTTTGATGGTGGAATAAGGCGAGGAACGGATGTGTTCAAGGCTTTAGCTCTCGGTGCACAAGCTGTTCTG ATAGGACGTCCGGTTGTGTATGGGCTTGCAGCAAAGGGAGAGTATGGAGTAAAAAGAGTGATTAATATGCTGAAAGATGAACTTGAACTTACAATGGCTCTTTCTGGCTGCCCTACTCTCAGTGATATTACTAAGAATCATGTGAGGACGCAGCTCGATAATCGATATTGTAGAATGTAG